TCGATGGCCGGCCTGATGACCAAACTGATCGGCTCCTGGGGCAACGCGGTGATCGCGCTGGGTCTGGTGGTGTCAGTGTGCGGCGCCTACCTGAGCTGGACGATTATGGCGGCGGAAGTGCCCTTTATCGCCGCGCAGCAGGGCGCGTTTCCGCGCAGCCTGAGCAAGCAGAACCGCCATAACGCGCCGTCCGCCTCGCTCTGGCTGACCAACGGCAGCGTGCAGGTCTGCCTGATTTTGATCTGGCTGACCAATTCCGATTACAACACGCTGCTAACCATCGCCTCGGAAATGGTGCTGGTGCCCTATTTCCTCGTCGGCGCTTATCTGCTGAAGCTGGTGTGGGGCAAAGGCAAGGCGAAGATGACGCTGGTGGCATTGGGCGCCTGCGCTTACGGCCTGTGGCTGCTGTACGCCTCCGGGCCGCTGCATCTGCTGCTGTCGGTGATCCTCTACGCGCCGGGGATGCTGCTGTTTCTGTTCGCCCGCCGCGGCGGCAGAGGGATAACCGCGCTGAGCGTGGCCGAGCGCGCCGCCATCACCCTGCTGGTGATCGGCGCCGTCCCGGCGACCTGGATGTTAATGCGGTAATCAGTGTGGGGCGGCTGGGAATTGAATGGTCAGCCGCTCCTCCTGCTGGGACAGCGACAACGGCTTGCGGTATTCATGATGAATCGCATCAAGCTGCTCGCTGGAAAGCGGGTAAGGCAATAAAATATCAAACTGCGCGATATGCTGCTGCTCGGCTAAGGTAATCAGCCGGGCGATATTAATCTCATCGCTAACCTGCGTTGAAATGATTTGCAACGCTAATTCTTTCAGCCGCTCTGAAGGGGGCCGCTGCGAATCCGCCGGGTTACGTGTCACCATGCCGAAGATCGGCATTACGCCGTAAATCGCATCGACGAAGCTCCAGCGCTTTTTACAGGATGCAGCAAGAAAATCGGTATAATTGAAGCAGATACGGTCATTTAAGCCCGCTGACGCCAGCTGTTTATCTGACACCCTCACTCTCCTCCTGGCCAGAAAAAAAGGGCGATAACCTCGGTTAACAACCCTTCAGATATAATGACATAGTTTCCCCGCGTTGTACTATACATCTTGCGTCATTTAACGGGCGTTGATGGTGGTTATTATCTGAAAAGGATATGCTGGTTTAATTCGCAGCCTTAATTTTTACATCATGAATAAAATAGTTTTTGTCGAGGACGATCCGGATGTAGGCGAGCTGATTGCCGCCTGGCTTAGTCGTCACGGGCTGGAAGTGATTGTGGAAAGCCGTGGCGACCGCGCCGAGGCGGTAATTGCGCAGCAACAGCCTGACCTGGTGATGCTGGATATTATGCTGCCGGGCAAAGATGGCATGACCCTGTGTCGCGACCTGCGCGCCAGCTGGTCCGGCCCGATTGTGCTGCTTACTTCGCTGGACAGCGATATGAACCATATCCTGTCGCTGGAGATGGGCGCTAACGACTACATTCTGAAAACCACGCCGCCGGCGGTGCTGCTGGCGCGCCTGCGCCTGCATCTGCGCCAGGCGAACACCTCGCATCACGACGAGATCGCGCCGGTGGTCAACAGCCAGAAAGCGCTGCGCTTCGGCACGCTGACCATCGATCCGCTCAATCGCCAGGTGACGCTGGGCCAGGAGATTATCGCCCTTTCCACCGCCGATTACGATCTCCTCTGGGAGCTGGCGACCCACGCCGGGCAGATCCTTAATCGCGATGCGTTGCTGAAAACCCTGCGCGGCGTGAGCTATGACGGCATGGATCGCAGCATCGACGTGGCGATTTCCCGTCTGCGCAAAAAGCTGCACGACAGCGCCACCGAGCCTTATCGCATCAAAACCATCCGCAACAAAGGTTATCTGTTTGCGCCACACGCCTGGGATACGCTCGCGGAATGAGAAAACTTTTTATCCAGTTTTATCTGCTGCTGTTCGTCTGTTTTCTGGTGATGACCATGCTGGTCGGCCTGGTGTACAAATTCACCGCCGAACGCGCCGGACGCCAGTCGATGGACGATCTGATGAAAAGCTCGCTCTACCTGATGCGCAGCGAGCTGCGGGAGATCCCGCCGCGCGACTGGAATAAAACCATCAATAATCTCGACCTGAACCTGTCGTTTAAGCTGCATATCGAGCCGATGAGCAAATATCAGCTCGATCCGGTCAGCATGCGCCGTCTGCGCGCGGGTGAGATTGTGGCGCTGGACGACGAATACACCTTTCTGCAGCATATTCCGCGCAGCCACTATGTGCTGGCGGTCGGCCCCATCCCCTATCTCTTCTATTTGCACGAGATGCGGCTGCTGGATATCGCGCTGCTGGCGTTTATCGGCATGTCGCTGGCGCTGCCGGTATTTATCTGGATGCGCCCCTACTGGAAAGATATGCTGAAGCTGGAGTCGGCGGCGCAGCGTTTCGGCAAGGGCCATCTGGATGAGCGTATCCATTTCGATAACGCTTCAAGCCTGGTGCGCCTCGGCGTTGCCTTTAATCAGATGGCGGACAACATCAATACGCTGGTGGCAAGTAAAAAGCAGCTGATCGACAACATCGCCCATGAGCTGAGAACGCCGCTGGTGCGCCTGCGCTATCGGCTGGAGATGAGCGACAACCTCAGCGCGGCGGAATCGAGCGCGCTGAAGCGCGATATTGGCCAGCTGGAATCCCTTATCGAGGAGTTGCTGACCTACGCGCGGCTCGATCGGCCGCAGGTGGAGCTATTTTTGCAGTCGGTAGATCTCGCCGCCTGGCTCGGTGAGCGCATCGCCGATATCCGTTCGGTGCATCCCGAATATGATATCGCGCTCGATCTGCCCCAGCGCGATAACGTCGGCGTCTCCGATACCCGGCTGATGGAGCGCGTGCTGGACAACCTGGTCAATAACGCGCTGCGCTACGCCGAACAGCGGCTGCGGGTCGGGCTATGGTTCGACGGCAACCTGGCCTGCCTGCAGGTAGAGGATGATGGCCCCGGCATTCCGCTTGAGGAGCGCCAGCGGGTGCTGGAGCCATTTGTGCGGCTTGATCCCAGCCGCGACCGCGCGACTGGCGGCTGCGGGCTAGGGCTGGCGATAGTGCAGTCGGTGGCGCAGGCGCTGGGCGGCTTCGTGACCATCGACAGCAGCCCGCTCGGCGGCGCCAGCGTTCGCTTTTGCTGGCCGGTTGATCTACCCTTGCGCAGTACAGCGACCCATCCCTAACTTATCAAGGAGATATGCGTGACATCGGCTTATCAACAACTGACCCGGACATTCCAGCGCCTGTCGCGCTTTGGCCATCTCTCCGCCATCGCCGGCTGGGATATGCAAACCATGATGCCACCCGCCGGCAGCCAGGCGCGGGGCGAAGCGCTGGCTGAGCTAAGCGTGCTGCAGCATCAGATCCTGACCGACAGCCGGGTGGCAGCCTGGCTGGATGCGGCGCAGCAGGAATCGCTGAACGATGTGGAACAGGCTAACCTGCTGGAGATGACGCGCGCGTGGCAACAGGCGGCGCTGCTGCCCGCCTCGCTGGTGGAAGCGAAATCGATCGCCGGCTCGCGCTGCGAACACGCCTGGCGCCAGCAACGTCCTGCGAATGACTGGCAGGGTTTCGCCGCCAACCTGAAAGAGGTGGTGCGCCTGAGCCGCGAAGAGGCGGAGATCCGCGCTCAGGCGGCGGGCTGTTCGCGCTATGACGCTCTGCTCGACCTCTATGAACCGGGCATGACCAGCGCGCAGCTGGACACCACCTTCGGCGATCTTATTCAGTGGCTGCCGTCACTGCTGGAACGCGTAGTGGAGAAACAGGCGGCGGAGCCGGTCGATACACCGCTGGGGCCGTTCCCGATCGAGGCGCAGCGTCAGCTCGGCCTGCAGCTGATGAAGCTGCTCGGTTTCGATTTCAATGCCGGACGCCTTGATGTCAGCGCCCATCCTTTCTGCGGCGGCGTGCCGGAGGATGTACGCATCACTACCCGCTATAACGAAAACGAATTCGTCAGCGCGATGATGGGCGTGATCCATGAAACCGGCCACGCGCGCTACGAGCAAAACCTGCCGAAAACCTGGGGCGGTCAGCCGGTGGCGCTGGCGCGCTCTACCGCCATTCATGAATCGCAGAGCCTGTTTTTCGAAATGCAGCTGTCGCGCAGCGCCCCCTTCCTGCAGCATATTCTGCCGCTGGTGACCGCACAGATGGGCGACCAGCCCGCGTTGACCCCTGATAACTTCGTGCGGCTGAACCAGCGCGTGAAGCGCGGCTTTATCCGCGTCGACGCTGACGAAGTTAGCTATCCGCTGCATGTGATCTTGCGCTATGAAATCGAGCGCGCGCTGATCGGCGGCGATATCGAAGTGGAAGATATTCCGGCGCTGTGGGATGAGAAAATGCAGCGCTACCTGGGGCTGGATACCCAGGGTAACTACCGCGACGGCTGTATGCAGGATATCCACTGGACCGACGGCGCCTTCGGCTACTTCCCGACCTATACGCTCGGCGCGATGTACGCGGCGCAGCTGTTCCAGGCGGTGCGCCGTGCGCTGCCGCAGCTGGACCAGCAGATCGCCGCGGGCGAATTGCAGCCGATCTTCGACTGGCTGTCGCAGAATATCTGGCAGCATGGCAGCCGCTTCCCGACCGCACAGCTGATCGCGCAGGCGAGCGGCGAAGATCTCAACCCGCTGCACTTCCGTCGTCATCTGGAGCAGCGCTACCTCGGCTAGCGCGCCCGTACCGGTCTGCCGCCTCTGTGCAGGCCGGTTTTCTCGCGTTGTACATTAGGTTACACGCCGATACCAATCACTCACGGAAAGCCCGACCGCGTTTCTTTATATTCTCTCTACCGGCCCCGCAGTGGGCTAATACATGAAGAAACATTCGAGGGTTTTGCAATGAAAAAATTATTTGCTCTGGTTGTAGCCGCTGCTATGGGTATCTCTTCCGTTGCTTTCGCAGCTGAGACCACCGCCGCTCCGGCACCGGCCGCTGCCGCCACCACTACCACCGCTGCCCCGGCTAAAGCTGAACACAAAGCCGCGCATCACAAGCATAAAAAAGCGGTTGCTCAAAAAGCGCAGGCTGCGAAAAAGCATCATAAAAAAGCGGCTAAGCCGGCTGAACAGAAAGCGCAGGCTGCGAAGAAGCATCACAAACACGCCGCTAAACCGGCCGAGCAGAAAGCGCAGGCTGCGAAAAAGCACCACAAAAAAGTTGTAAAATCAGCGGCAAAATAATGGCGGGAGCCAGCTCCTGACAAGAACAGCTAACAAACACCCGGACTTCCGGGTGTTTTTTCCTGGAGTAACGGAAATGGTACGTCGCTATCGTTTCGAAATCATCCTTGCCGTCATGATCCTGTGTGGCGCAATTGCGGCCTGCTTCTATATTTGACGGTCGTAGCGTACTGATATTCCGGATTAAACTCCCTTTTTTGTTTCTCACCGACTATAGTTAACGCGTAACGCGTGTTAACCCTTTATTCTTACCATTCTCCCCCTTCCTGAGAGAGATATGCGCATAACGGCTGTGTTAGTAGTGGGTTTGCTCTGTTTTCCCTTTTTTACGCATGCAGATGATGACAGCGATGAAGGACCGAGCCCTGAAGAGATCAAAACGCTGTTCTTCGGCCATGATGACCGTAAGCCGGTCGATCACGCCGCCAGCGTGCCATGGGAGGCGATCGGGCAGCTGGAGACCGCAAGCGGCAACCTCTGCAGCGCAACGTTGATCTCCGCCCATCTGGCGCTGACCGCCGGACATTGTCTGGTGACGCCCCCAGGCCGCCTGGATAAGCCGGTCGCCCTGCGTTTTATCGCCGGCGACAATGGCTGGCGCTATGAAATTCATGATATTGAAGCGCGCGTCGATCCCAGCCTCGGCAAGAAACTTAAAGCTGACGGCGACGGCTGGATCGTGCCTGCCGCCGCGGCGCCCTATGATTACGGCCTGATCGTACT
This DNA window, taken from Mixta gaviniae, encodes the following:
- the rstA gene encoding two-component system response regulator RstA; the encoded protein is MNKIVFVEDDPDVGELIAAWLSRHGLEVIVESRGDRAEAVIAQQQPDLVMLDIMLPGKDGMTLCRDLRASWSGPIVLLTSLDSDMNHILSLEMGANDYILKTTPPAVLLARLRLHLRQANTSHHDEIAPVVNSQKALRFGTLTIDPLNRQVTLGQEIIALSTADYDLLWELATHAGQILNRDALLKTLRGVSYDGMDRSIDVAISRLRKKLHDSATEPYRIKTIRNKGYLFAPHAWDTLAE
- the rstB gene encoding two-component system sensor histidine kinase RstB encodes the protein MRKLFIQFYLLLFVCFLVMTMLVGLVYKFTAERAGRQSMDDLMKSSLYLMRSELREIPPRDWNKTINNLDLNLSFKLHIEPMSKYQLDPVSMRRLRAGEIVALDDEYTFLQHIPRSHYVLAVGPIPYLFYLHEMRLLDIALLAFIGMSLALPVFIWMRPYWKDMLKLESAAQRFGKGHLDERIHFDNASSLVRLGVAFNQMADNINTLVASKKQLIDNIAHELRTPLVRLRYRLEMSDNLSAAESSALKRDIGQLESLIEELLTYARLDRPQVELFLQSVDLAAWLGERIADIRSVHPEYDIALDLPQRDNVGVSDTRLMERVLDNLVNNALRYAEQRLRVGLWFDGNLACLQVEDDGPGIPLEERQRVLEPFVRLDPSRDRATGGCGLGLAIVQSVAQALGGFVTIDSSPLGGASVRFCWPVDLPLRSTATHP
- a CDS encoding carboxypeptidase M32; this encodes MTSAYQQLTRTFQRLSRFGHLSAIAGWDMQTMMPPAGSQARGEALAELSVLQHQILTDSRVAAWLDAAQQESLNDVEQANLLEMTRAWQQAALLPASLVEAKSIAGSRCEHAWRQQRPANDWQGFAANLKEVVRLSREEAEIRAQAAGCSRYDALLDLYEPGMTSAQLDTTFGDLIQWLPSLLERVVEKQAAEPVDTPLGPFPIEAQRQLGLQLMKLLGFDFNAGRLDVSAHPFCGGVPEDVRITTRYNENEFVSAMMGVIHETGHARYEQNLPKTWGGQPVALARSTAIHESQSLFFEMQLSRSAPFLQHILPLVTAQMGDQPALTPDNFVRLNQRVKRGFIRVDADEVSYPLHVILRYEIERALIGGDIEVEDIPALWDEKMQRYLGLDTQGNYRDGCMQDIHWTDGAFGYFPTYTLGAMYAAQLFQAVRRALPQLDQQIAAGELQPIFDWLSQNIWQHGSRFPTAQLIAQASGEDLNPLHFRRHLEQRYLG
- a CDS encoding trypsin-like serine peptidase, whose protein sequence is MRITAVLVVGLLCFPFFTHADDDSDEGPSPEEIKTLFFGHDDRKPVDHAASVPWEAIGQLETASGNLCSATLISAHLALTAGHCLVTPPGRLDKPVALRFIAGDNGWRYEIHDIEARVDPSLGKKLKADGDGWIVPAAAAPYDYGLIVLRNPPSGITPVPLFDGSRSDLSAALKTTGRKVTQAGYPEDHLDALWSHRDCLITGWAQRSVLSHQCDTLPGDSGSPLLLQTDDGWRLIAVQSSAPAAADRYRADNRAIAVTAFHDDLEALAAE